The Accipiter gentilis chromosome 14, bAccGen1.1, whole genome shotgun sequence genome contains a region encoding:
- the MC3R gene encoding melanocortin receptor 3 — MNTTHFAFSFQPVLLNVTEDFNDSTLSNRSSDGFCEQVFIKAEVFLTLGIISLLENILVILAVLKNGNLHSPMYFFLCSLAVADMLVSMSNALETIMIAILSNGYLIIDDHFIQHMDNVFDSMICISLVASICNLLVIAIDRYITIFYALRYHSIMTVKKALTLIVVIWIACIICGIIFIAYSESKTVIVCLITMFFTMLFLMASLYVHMFLFARLHVKRIAALPVDGVPYQRTCMKGAVTITILLGVFIVCWAPFFLHLILIISCPMNPYCICYTSHFNTYLVLIMCNSVIDPLIYAFRSLEMRKTFKEIVCCCYGMSVGQCML, encoded by the coding sequence ATGAATACCACACactttgccttttcatttcagcCCGTGCTGCTTAATGTCACTGAAGACTTCAATGACTCAACTCTGAGCAACAGAAGCAGTGATGGATTTTGTGAGCAGGTCTTCATAAAAGCTGAGGTCTTCTTGACTTTAGGGATCATCAGCCTCCTGGAAAACATCCTTGTCATTCTTGCAGTGCTGAAGAATGGAAACCTACATTCTCCCATGTATTTCTTCCTTTGTAGCTTGGCTGTGGCAGATATGTTAGTGAGCATGTCAAATGCCTTGGAGACTATCATGATCGCCATCCTGAGCAACGGCTATTTGATCATTGATGACCACTTTATTCAGCATATGGACAATGTTTTTGACTCAATGATTTGTATTTCTTTGGTAGCCTCAATTTGCAACCTCTTGGTTATAGCCATTGACAGGTACATAACTATTTTCTATGCTCTCCGTTACCACAGCATCATGACTGTGAAGAAAGCTTTAACCCTGATTGTGGTCATTTGGATTGCTTGTATCATCTGTGGCATCATATTCATTGCCTACTCGGAAAGCAAAACTGTCATTGTCTGTCTCATCACCATGTTCTTTACCATGCTCTTTCTCATGGCCTCCCTCTATGTTCACATGTTCTTGTTTGCACGCCTGCATGTTAAGCGGATTGCCGCCCTCCCCGTGGATGGGGTGCCCTACCAGCGTACCTGCATGAAGGGAGCTGTCACCATCACTATATTACTTGGTGTCTTCATTGTTTGCTGGGCACCTTTCTTCCTTCACCTCATTCTCATCATTTCTTGCCCAATGAATCCATACTGCATCTGCTACACTTCACACTTCAATACCTATCTGGTCTTGATAATGTGCAACTCAGTAATTGATCCACTCATTTATGCTTTCCGGAGTCTGGAGATGAGAAAGACTTTCAAAGAAATAGTGTGTTGCTGTTACGGCATGAGTGTGGGACAGTGCATGCTGTAA